A window of Garra rufa chromosome 11, GarRuf1.0, whole genome shotgun sequence genomic DNA:
ttcatgacaaacaagggactcattaacaactttcactaaaaaaacagctgtggatcattcagataacaacactgtattaagaatcaagcgtatgtaaacttttgaacagggtcattttcaatccttattttggtaaaataatcaacattttgcagattctgcaaaatgtaaacttttgacttcaagtgTATGTGTAAAGTGctgaacacaaaaaaataaaacccaACCACTAGCATAATTAATGCGCAAATGCTTAAAATCTTTTCAAAACTGCCTATATTTACTTATGAGAGTTACTGGTGCCTCAGTCAATGAGTAACAATGCAGATACAAAATCTGACCTCATAAAACCACAATTACTTAACGTAATCATTAGCCTACGAATAACACAAAAACTAAAGTACTGAAATCGATACGTCAAGTGATTTCATGCAAATACAGACAAACAAAATGACGTAACCAGCAGAGGCATGCCAGTTATTCTGAATCAACCCTATATTTCAACACGTTTGCGAGGGAACAGGGGAATGTAATACTCTTTCAATAGAAAGCATAAGTTTTGCGAGTGAAGACAAAGATTCTCAAGGAAACACAAAAGCATTGAAATCTATATCTTTCTCCCATTGGATAATGCAGTCTGCTTGTTAAAGCATGCAGACTCTAATAAAACAGTACTTAAAACAGTCTATTCGTGTCACAATAATGAGTGTTTCACCCAAAACTGCTTCCTCATTCCTTTATCAGTGCCTACTTCCTCCgttttcaaaatgaaattaaaacattttatcctATACAATTCTTGTTGAATCAGCTGAGTGAGTTGCGTAAGGTTCTTATAACAAAGATAATTGTGTTTCGTTTGTGCAATTCAATACAATTCAAAGAGACACACCTGGATACTTCAAAGAAAAACGACATAGCAGTCCAGACACGTTAAAAGTGGTTTAAGCATGCACAGTCTAACCTTCAAAAACATCTCATGcttgttacttttttttaacagttaTGACTAGGTTTAGTAGACACATTGGCATGTATAAAAATAAGTCACAGATAATGATGCTAGACACGCAACTCTTATGACAGATCACCAGTCTGATAAGTAATGCCTGATGGAAAAAGTCATTCATCTTCCACTACGCTAGCATTCCAGGAAACGTGCTTTCTAATAACAATTATTTTCAACAAATACTACCATCCTCACCATTTACACACACGCAAATCCAACTTCTTGCTTGCCAACTTGTTAAATAGtgttttgttctttaaaaaaaacagagAACATATTGTGAAGAATGGAAAAAATGCAGTCAAggttcaaaacatttaaactctaAAATAAGATATAAAAGTAGTGTGAATAAATCCATCAGCTTCACCATCTCTTTGGTTTACTAATCAGTTTTTTCACAAAATGACAAAACTGGACCGACCATTgttgtacagtaaaaaaaaagacaCTAAACTAAAGAGATGTAACAAAAAGAAAATAGTGGAGACTGCAACAAGCATTATGGGATAGCAGCAACTTTAGGTtgaaggttgtatcagcgatttctagcctgaaacataaagtgtcaaattcagctgacctttcatcacgatccactcgctgcctgccccataaattgtctgtgaaaaaaccgcgtctctctggtcagcctaaggtccgagatatgccaaaaaaacaatcggcgctatcaattattccacagataaacaaacagtgttccaaccaatcagcgtcaggggtttggtgttgtggactttcgctccgcctccctcacatccctgcaccagtaggaaagtccacaacaccaaacccctgacgctgattggttggaacactgtttgtttatctgtggaaaggttggtagtgccgattgtttttttggcatatctcggaccctaggctgaccagagagacgcgtttttttcacagacaatttatggggcaggcagcgagcggatcgtgatgaaaggtcagctgaaattgacactttatgttttaggctagaaatcgctgatacaacctttaaaagagTGCAAAGACATTTTTATCAGTCATAACTTCTGGAGAAAAACAGACCAATTGCTAGACAAAGACGAAGCTTTCTTGTACCTGAAATGGACTATACTTTGAAAGGCTACTCATAAACAAACTTGGGACTTTATTTACTTCTGtgaagcacaaaagaagatattttaaagcatggtaaccattgacttccactgAGTAGAGTACATGGCTTTGACTTTTTGGCTGAACCCAAGGTTTCCGTTTCcatgttatgttttgtttttttgtttttttaattgaaagTGAATAAAATAAACTGTGATCCATGATCTTACAACATCCCAGCAGGGACTGGACCTCAATATGGACCCTAACGTCAAGCCAGAtttggttgagaatgaaaatcgggttgacatCGGTATTTGACATCGGTATTTGACATCAATTTGACGTTGAATTAATGTTGGATTTTAGTTACAtaacctaaaaacaacaaaaatcaatgTCAGCTGACTTTGGTATTGAACATTGAATGGTgaccagtgttgggaaaagttacttttaaaagtaatgcattgcaatattaaATTACGTTACTTTTTACATCTGTGCAGAgtttgcttatttgtttttaatataagttTTATTTTTGACAATGTTAAAGCTCTCTCACACAGGAAATTCACGTCTGTACGGCAGAACCCAGACGaaaaaagttcaacactcttaagcaataaaaaaagaacaacaaatgttagattaccttgagtaatttttgcttattagtatggctATATTGGATCATTGCAAGTCAGTAGCAAAGACGCTTgttaataaaatgagattaaatacataaaggatatttgtgttatttaacaatAAATTCTTGTAGATTTGAGTCATATTCTGAGTTTAATTTCACTGTTCATTCATTGTAAGGAATACTGAATGAAGTTAGATGAATTGATGCATGTTCATATTTAttttagaactaaagtaacatcttacttctGGGCCTGAATTCTTAAAGCttctaagaatcctctcagaaagTTCCTAATTTAGCTGAAAAATTCTTACATAGGAGTATAATCTTGAGAGTGATTCAGGACCAATATAACAGCAACTCTGAGCGAAGACAAAAACATTTATCggggttgaccccgttgctagctatgacacagccttttgaagattgtgattggttggttgtccaagaaggTAATAAAAGATCACTTTTAAGTGTAGGGTCTAGTATAAGCCTTCACATAAGCATCATTGTTCCTGTTTtaccacacacatacatatatttaatgtatttagtatttagtgtatttaatgtattttaatgtatttgataggAAAAGAACAGCAACACATTACGGTTCtgaaagtgctgtaattgttTGTATGATCTCTTTGCTTATAGAAGCTTGTAAACACACTCAAATCATCACTGCTGCATAGCTGCTTTGTTTCCAGTTGCCAAACATGTTACTGAAATAAATGTAGTGATTACCTCCACTTCTTGCACTATGGCATTTCTGCACTATGTTGAAAAGGTTAGCATGTCTCCAATAAAATCAGTCACAAACATTATCACGGCACAATCTCATGTGTGGCATCTTATTAGCTCACCgtcatgcattgtgtgcaaaatatttcattgccctcctcatgttttgtcaattttctccactgctaaagaaactcttaagcctcttaaaagtcCTCGTCCATACTCCTAACAATTTTGGACCTTAAGATGCTTTCTAAATTCTTTTTTCATTACTAGGACATTTTCTTTAATATTAAAAGGAAACACCcacatttctaagaattttcttagaattttgtcactaggagcaactctttgcaAGATGTTTTATACATACGGGCCCAGGTTTCAATCAATAAATGAGAAAAAAGGTAACTAACGTTActtgtttgaaaaagtaacttgatattttcttgtaaattaaaaagtaatgcgttactaggtacttgtaaaataaaaagtaatctgattacgtaaaattgcattacttgtaatgcgttaccccaacactgatgttcaatagaATTTTTGGTCACCCAGCATCACAACTGAAATTTAACCAAATATTAACGCCTGCTGGGATGATCATGATATTCCAGCTGAATCATATGGGTTGCTTTCACACTACCTTTATGCCTTTTTTGAAACTAaagatctgggcccgtattcacaaaacatctcaaggctaaaagtagctcataacttgcagatttaggagaaaatcgtaaaaataatgggcgtgtcaatcctaaatttaggacttctacatttttgctctgagaatgtttcacaaagcattttagtgctaaaactagctcctaaatctgtgaagcattggactcctaagtcactaagaccaaatcacaaactaggcctatcctctctgctgaaaaaaaacattaaatcattaataaatgtttcctgTACTGTTTTCTGGGACATATTCCATCAGGATTTAGTGGGTTTTAACAAAGcaccaatagaaggtgaccaattatCAGTAGAGATTAACAGGCACCATTAAAACCAATGCATGTCTATTAACATTTTTTGTGATGGCTTTCAGAGctaaaatgttgcatttattggcaCGCGTACATTTTCCCACTcatcttttttggttttggaggttatccacACTCCAAaatttcctttgattatatccttcATTAACAGGTTGGGTAAGAAGCTGTACTTgagtccagtttggttttcttttatgtttgcatgtcttactatcagccatgattattctagtcggtcaattaaaatgttgtttatatgcatatctgcTCATTTTTTCCGAGAAGCACACatgtaagaggctgacaattagctgaacatatGCTTGTTTAATTAATGACACTAATTGACATTAGTTGcgacatctttatttttaaacctttatttgaatatggcaacataatatcgccctctacaatatttttatgaacaaatctctgacagagacccctcccctatcagccaatcactgtgtgcatagttagttAGCATGcggacatcatccatagcaacgaggtcaaccccACCCTTACTCTTAAcataaggcttctctccattCCTTACTGAAAGATTGTCTCAGCATTTttttgaataggttttaagagaagctaaaaacttttactgcaatTTAGGAGAaatcttagtggtaagataaaatgttttgtgaatacgggccctggacCATGATCATTATTATAAGAACAAAAACATCTGAAACAGTCTAAACCTCCATGCTCTGGAACAAAGCAAGTTTTGAATGACATGATTTGAGTTAATCTATAAAAGTAACATCCCCTCTCTCAATGGCAATTGCACAGAAACATAAGATAATATGGTGTTAGCCtctatttttatttcaagtaCAGTGTGCAAACATCAGCAGGTCAGCATGTCGCTGTGCATATTCCTCCAGAGTCTCATGGTCTGCTGAGGGTCACGCTGGTGCACCAGGAGCAGGTCTTTGTGTACACACGGGTTCTCTCGATCTTGTTCCCGAATATCAAAGGTCCTGAAACTGTTGTGTTTCACTGCATTGATTCCAATCGCTTTGAAGCACAGCCCGGTGTAGACGTCATCAATAGGGAAGAATGGTATGTAAAAGGAAACGTGGTAAAGAGATGGAAGAAGGTTTccagaaaagagaaatccacctCCACCAGCATAAGGAGGGTAAGGACCTTCGTAGAACGACTGAGGAACGTAATATTTGATTTTAGGATCCCGTAACGGGCTAGCGTCAAAAATGACCTGCCCGGTGTACAATGCCGTGGACTCTTCGGGCTTCAAAGACTTCAGATAATCCAATATGGCTTGAGTGTTAGCAAAAACATCATCGTCACCCTTAAAAACGAAAGACACGTCAGGGCAGCTCTCAAGCATCCACTTGAAGAACACGTGCTCCTTGAGAGTCAGGTTGTAAAAGGAGTCATGAAAATCCCAGACGAGAAGGTCTTGAAACTGCTGAGCTTCGTATGAAACCAGTTTGTCCAGACTGGGATCGTCCTCAGATGATCGGCCGAGCAGAAAGACAGTTCGGACCTGATGTCTTTCTCTTCCCCAGGTTTCCCGAATTGCTTGGCGCCTCTCGAAGTGCCTTGGGATGGATTTGATTGCAAAGAGAAGGAAAATCTGATCATCTCCACTGTCTGACGAACACTTGCCAGGTTGACCGATAAGCAGCGGAGGGTCTCGACACTCCATGCCTCGAAGGAAGTCTCCATAAAGCGGAGGGTAGGAATGAATATCCTGAATGTTCGTTTGTAGCAACTCGAAACTCTCAGGCTGACACTTGAACTTGTCACGTGGGTCTTTATGCGTTTGATTGTCAGTGGAGTCAAACTGCCTGAGGAAAGAATGAAGCTTCCGGTTCCAGAAGGCACCGTTTTTGGGAATGTCTTTTCTGAACGTCTCTGAAATTGTAAGGGCTGAAAGTTCAAACGACATAagtttttggtttggttttcttTTTGGTTTGGTGTTCATCACTACAGGAACAGTTGTGGGTTTTCCAGGTGTGACAGCTGGAACTGAAGGGATCTTGGCCAAGTCTCTTTGGGTGTGTTCAACATCCTTTAGTTTGGAGAAGAAAATAGCAACACAAAAGCTGCTAACTAGCGCTACGATGAGTAATTTCATATACTTCCTTTTCATTTTACAACCTCTAGCACACTGTTGAGAAGCAAATTAGGACGGTGGTCTTTACAGGAAGTGGTGGGGATTCACAAAACAGTACTTGAAGCGTCACTAAAAGTTCGCCCTTGTGGATCAGTGTTAGCTGCTTTCTCCAGGCATCTTCGATTAGATTCCCATTGATGTCAAGTTCAGCTGTGAGCCTAGCAGACACAAGAAACAGCAACGCTAGTGAGATCACAAGAACGTGACAGTCAAactttttttagttatttatgtGAGAACACCAAATAGCATACCAAATAACACCAGACTGTTTCCTCTAAAAAGGGTATATGGTTTGTGTGGGGGAACAATGCTTTTTGACAGTTAAGTtgcagttcactcaaaaaatttaCTCGACTTGTTGGACTTGTTGGTCCAAAGCTGCACCTATTTCTTTCTTTAATTGCATGGAAAAAAGAAACCACCAACACTTAAAAAATTACCTTTGGTGCTTCAGAGAAGTCAGCCAGTCATGCAGGTTTGACGGACAAGAAAGAGTTTCATGATGACAATTTTTAAGTGAACCATCCCTTTTAAAACATAATGAAACTGGGATAGTGTTTCGCCGAGGCCATTATTACCACATAGCAAATTAATTACGACTATTAATTTGTTCTTACTTTTTGCAGTAAGTAACAGGCATCATTTATTTGTATGTGGAGCTAAAATTAAACACAGCCTTTTCATTTACTGGAACACTGGTCTCGGGTGATTAATTAAACAGCACAGGCTCTAAAAAGAAGTGCATTTCAGTCCCATGAGGTCACTGTACTGAGCTCAGGGACAGACGGCATACTGCACTTGAGAGAAAGTGTGCACTAGTGATCGAAACGCCCTAAGTAAATATTTCCATTGTAGGTGGGTCATTACAATCAGGGGGTGTAAAATGATTAAACTGACATTTGATTTAATAAGTTCAAGCCATGCACTCTGATCTATTACCTCAGTGTTTGTAGTGTACAGCAAACATTAACCTCATTTTTATTTGATAATGCAGGTAAAACTCACCTAAGATTTTCACCATATCTGTCGACTCATTAGttgattaaaatattaaacagcattcTGTATTAAAcacgtttttgttttcaatttcaaCATGCATACTGCAGTATGAAATATTAATGCCTGCTCATTTACTTACTGTTTTAACTTAAGATGTATATATAAAGCATGGCTTCCGCCAAAATACCGAAATATGTAGATTTGTGAAAGAAAGAAATCAGAATTTATAGTGCATCCATATTAATTTATTGCGGTTTTAACCATGTACATAAGATTTGAACACATCAACGCATCTACTATCTAGTAATAGTTAATAGACACTGTGGCTGCCACTGCAAATTCTTTGTGACTAGCCTATTAAACTGCCAGTTACACTAAGGTTAAATATATTAAGGTTAAGATTTTTGACAGAACAATGTGGGAAATCATAGCAGGACTTACCGTGTGAGCGTCTGTTAACATTCTTAGTCCAAACCGATCTTCTTGTCAAATGGAAACCACGCTGTCACTTCCACCACAGTGTGCGTCCTGTTTCTTAGTGTAGTAGTAGGCAAAGGTGACAAAAACGCTACTTCGACCTCCCCTTTGTTTTTGTCAGCACCTGACCTGACTGTCTATGATTGGTGCTCATCAGCCAACACACCTGGGTGGATTTCTAGAAAGCAGGTTGTGTGACATACGTTTAAGGGTAAATACGCGGATTAACTCCAAAATCTTAATATGCTTTATTCTAATTAGCATCAAACAAAAGAATATAATTCTTATTCTCAAGGATTAAAGATTAGTGCACAA
This region includes:
- the b3gnt2l gene encoding N-acetyllactosaminide beta-1,3-N-acetylglucosaminyltransferase 2; amino-acid sequence: MKRKYMKLLIVALVSSFCVAIFFSKLKDVEHTQRDLAKIPSVPAVTPGKPTTVPVVMNTKPKRKPNQKLMSFELSALTISETFRKDIPKNGAFWNRKLHSFLRQFDSTDNQTHKDPRDKFKCQPESFELLQTNIQDIHSYPPLYGDFLRGMECRDPPLLIGQPGKCSSDSGDDQIFLLFAIKSIPRHFERRQAIRETWGRERHQVRTVFLLGRSSEDDPSLDKLVSYEAQQFQDLLVWDFHDSFYNLTLKEHVFFKWMLESCPDVSFVFKGDDDVFANTQAILDYLKSLKPEESTALYTGQVIFDASPLRDPKIKYYVPQSFYEGPYPPYAGGGGFLFSGNLLPSLYHVSFYIPFFPIDDVYTGLCFKAIGINAVKHNSFRTFDIREQDRENPCVHKDLLLVHQRDPQQTMRLWRNMHSDMLTC